The Phoenix dactylifera cultivar Barhee BC4 chromosome 15, palm_55x_up_171113_PBpolish2nd_filt_p, whole genome shotgun sequence genome contains a region encoding:
- the LOC103711531 gene encoding zinc-finger homeodomain protein 6-like, translated as MDFRRQDEEEEDSDNPPPPPPPAIRESALGRPMLSPSSSLLSPRGPGGGGGGGGARNETAGSLSPNPTASTRAMDSSAGAIRYRECLRNHAASLGGHVLDGCCEFMPSSDDAFKCAACGCHRSFHRIDGDSHPSHSNPSSLYHLHDAAHGRSPFLLPPVLHPHPPPPPPPLPPTSHRHHQKQFISPPPAILELRSSNSTAGGGTMTESSSEERNAGAGPPQRPSVVTKKRVRTKFTTEQKERMLDFAERVGWRIQKQDEALVQDFCAEVGVSRPVLKVWMHNNKHSSIRKPQQQDHHDK; from the coding sequence ATGGATTTCAGAAGGcaggatgaggaggaggaggatagcgacaaccctcctcctcctcctcctcccgctATAAGAGAATCAGCCTTGGGCAGGCCGATGCTCTCCCCCTCCTCGTCCCTCCTCTCTCCCAGAGgaccaggaggaggaggaggaggaggaggggcaagAAACGAGACCGCCGGGTCTCTGAGTCCCAATCCCACGGCCTCCACCCGTGCCATGGATTCATCAGCAGGTGCAATTCGGTACCGGGAGTGCCTCCGGAACCATGCCGCCAGCCTTGGTGGTCATGTCCTCGATGGTTGCTGCGAATTCATGCCCAGCAGCGACGACGCCTTCAAGTGTGCCGCCTGCGGCTGCCACCGTAGCTTCCACCGCATCGATGGCGACTCTCATCCCTCCCATTCCAACCCCAGCTCTCTTTACCATCTCCACGACGCCGCCCATGGTAGATCCCCCTTCTTGCTTCCACCAGTACTCCATccccatcctcctcctcctcctcctcctcttcctcctaccTCTCATCGCCACCACCAAAAGCAATTCATCTCGCCGCCGCCGGCGATCCTCGAACTTCGCAGCAGCAACAGTACTGCTGGCGGCGGCACGATGACGGAGTCTTCGAGTGAGGAGCGCAATGCGGGGGCCGGGCCACCGCAGCGGCCAAGCGTGGTGAccaagaagagggttaggacgAAGTTCACGACGGAGCAGAAGGAGAGGATGCTGGATTTTGCCGAGCGGGTGGGTTGGAGGATCCAGAAGCAGGACGAAGCATTGGTGCAGGACTTCTGCGCCGAGGTCGGGGTCAGTAGGCCGGTCCTCAAGGTCTGGATGCACAATAACAAGCACTCCTCCATTAGGAAGCCACAGCAGCAAGACCATCACGACAAGTGA